The genomic window ATGATCCTGAGTACTCCAACCTCCTGCCCAATGCGTTGAGCGGAATAGCTCTGACGGTATTCGAGGGTGTGCTGTTTGGTTTTACTATCAAGAGAAGCCGCTGGGCACGGTTGATTCTGCTCATCATCGTCAGCATTGGCGCCATTGATGAAATGTGGCGACTCACCATGGCTGAGGATCACGGCATCTTTGCCTCGCTCAATGTTGGTTTATCGGTACTCGTTGTGCTGTCTCTCAGTGCACCTGCGGTGCGCGCCTGGGTCTTTGCGCTTCGTCGACGTTCAGGAGTGGTATGAAACGCCTCGTTATTTCCCTAGCCTGCGCACTTGCTTTGGTGGGGTGTGCTGAGTCACCAGAACCACAGCCCTCTTCAACGCCCTCGAGCACTGAGGTGGCCGCGTGTGCGAAAGAGCGTAATCCCTTATGGGGTGTGCGGCCGCTGCCGTTGCGTTCCAACCCCTCAATCACCTATGACTTCACCGTCCAAAGTGACCACTTCGATGCGTGTGAACCGTTGAGCTGGGCTGTTTTGTCTGGCGTTGCCGGACCAACCTTTGGCAAGGCCGTGGTGTTCTTTCACTATGGCAAGGTGATGACGAAGCCTGATCCGCTGCTCCTGGAATCGCTCGACGGCGTTGAGCGCATTGACGAATCCACCGTGGTGATCCACTATCGCGGAGAGGAATCTGCCACTTTTACGCTCGATGGTGATGTGTTAGCTCTTCAAAACAATTCATTGGATCAAGGGGCGATTTTCTCTGCGCCCCGTTTGTCGTTGGAGCAGCTCAAGAACTAAAAATTGCTAATTTCCGAAATGTTACATCCGGTATCAAAATAGCCCCACATGGGGGTGGGTGCCTTGCTGTCGGTGGGTTGAAATTAACAGGGTGATTACTCTTGTTAAGCATCGACAGGAAAGGCAGGTTCATCATGAACAAGCGCATCGGTGCACTTTTGGCAGCAGGCATTGCGATTTCGACGATCGCCGCCACCACGCCCGCAATGGCGGAACCAAATCCCGCAGGCTACGTCCGAGAATTTAACACCTACCCAGGGCTCGTGAGCGGCATGGTTGCTCCACAGGCTCAAGTCAGTGACGGCCACTTCGCCTCCGTAGACGGCACGCAGATCTACTTCAAAAAGAACATCGTCCCCGGAGCCAAGGCCACCGTCGCGCTCATCCACGGCCTGGCCGAAAATCAAGAGCGCTACGACTACATCACCTATCGGCTCAATATGGCCGGCTACAACGTCTACCGCCTGGACCACCGTGGCCACGGTCGCTCGGCCGAGCCCTACA from Corynebacterium gerontici includes these protein-coding regions:
- a CDS encoding LppP/LprE family lipoprotein, whose product is MKRLVISLACALALVGCAESPEPQPSSTPSSTEVAACAKERNPLWGVRPLPLRSNPSITYDFTVQSDHFDACEPLSWAVLSGVAGPTFGKAVVFFHYGKVMTKPDPLLLESLDGVERIDESTVVIHYRGEESATFTLDGDVLALQNNSLDQGAIFSAPRLSLEQLKN